Proteins encoded together in one Cardiocondyla obscurior isolate alpha-2009 linkage group LG07, Cobs3.1, whole genome shotgun sequence window:
- the Ras64b gene encoding ras-like protein 2 isoform X2: MSRAADKQSYVQTYKLVVVGGGGVGKSAITIQFIQSYFVTDYDPTIEDSYIKQCVIDDVPAKLDILDTAGQEEFSAMREQYMRSGEGFLLVFAVTDHSSFDEILKFHRQILRVKDRDEFPMLMVGNKADLDRQRSVSIEEAQMMARQLKIPYIECSAKLRMNVDQAFHELVRIVRKFQLSERPPLKPNYDKNRKKKCFVL; this comes from the exons ATGTCGAGAGCCGCTGACAAGCAGAGCTATGTGCAGACCTACAAGCTCGTCGTTGTGGGTGGTGGCGGTGTCGGGAAGTCTGCGATCACGATACAATTTATCCAA agtTATTTCGTGACCGATTATGATCCAACAATTGAGGATTCCTACATAAAGCAGTGCGTCATCGACGATGTGCCAGCCAAGCTTGAca TATTGGACACTGCTGGTCAGGAGGAATTCAGTGCAATGCGCGAACAATACATGAGAAGCGGCGAAGGATTTCTTCTCGTGTTCGCCGTCACCGATCACTCTTCTTTCGACGAGATATTAAAGTTTCACCGACAGATACTTCGGGTAAAAGATCGAGACGAGTTTCCTATGCTAATGGTTGGAAATAAAGCAGACTTAGATCGCCAAAGGAGT GTGTCAATTGAGGAGGCACAAATGATGGCTCGTCAACTGAAGATTCCATACATTGAGTGCAGCGCTAAGTTACGAATGAACGTCGACCAGGCCTTTCACGAGTTAGTGCGAATCGTCAGAAAGTTTCAGCTGTCAGAACGGCCACCTTTGAAGCCAAATTATGACaagaatagaaagaaaaaatgtttcgtgctgtaa
- the Ras64b gene encoding ras-like protein 2 isoform X1 → MSQRVRNRHIWSYTRQRRGATGPTKPRACALARGRRRGETRHGSNICKSKAKSYFVTDYDPTIEDSYIKQCVIDDVPAKLDILDTAGQEEFSAMREQYMRSGEGFLLVFAVTDHSSFDEILKFHRQILRVKDRDEFPMLMVGNKADLDRQRSVSIEEAQMMARQLKIPYIECSAKLRMNVDQAFHELVRIVRKFQLSERPPLKPNYDKNRKKKCFVL, encoded by the exons ATGTCACAGCGCGTACGCAATCGTCATATATGGTCATATACGCGGCAGCGCCGTGGCGCGACGGGACCGACGAAACCTCGAGCATGTGCCCTTGCGAGGGGGCGGCGAAGAGGGGAAACGCGACACGGCAGTAATATCTGCAAGTCGAAAGCCAAG agtTATTTCGTGACCGATTATGATCCAACAATTGAGGATTCCTACATAAAGCAGTGCGTCATCGACGATGTGCCAGCCAAGCTTGAca TATTGGACACTGCTGGTCAGGAGGAATTCAGTGCAATGCGCGAACAATACATGAGAAGCGGCGAAGGATTTCTTCTCGTGTTCGCCGTCACCGATCACTCTTCTTTCGACGAGATATTAAAGTTTCACCGACAGATACTTCGGGTAAAAGATCGAGACGAGTTTCCTATGCTAATGGTTGGAAATAAAGCAGACTTAGATCGCCAAAGGAGT GTGTCAATTGAGGAGGCACAAATGATGGCTCGTCAACTGAAGATTCCATACATTGAGTGCAGCGCTAAGTTACGAATGAACGTCGACCAGGCCTTTCACGAGTTAGTGCGAATCGTCAGAAAGTTTCAGCTGTCAGAACGGCCACCTTTGAAGCCAAATTATGACaagaatagaaagaaaaaatgtttcgtgctgtaa
- the Ras64b gene encoding ras-like protein 2 isoform X3 encodes MSQRVRNRHIWSYTRQRRGATGPTKPRACALARGRRRGETRHGSNICKSKAKSYFVTDYDPTIEDSYIKQCVIDDVPAKLDILDTAGQEEFSAMREQYMRSGEGFLLVFAVTDHSSFDEILKFHRQILRVKDRDEFPMLMVGNKADLDRQRSVSVVIKCQLRRHK; translated from the exons ATGTCACAGCGCGTACGCAATCGTCATATATGGTCATATACGCGGCAGCGCCGTGGCGCGACGGGACCGACGAAACCTCGAGCATGTGCCCTTGCGAGGGGGCGGCGAAGAGGGGAAACGCGACACGGCAGTAATATCTGCAAGTCGAAAGCCAAG agtTATTTCGTGACCGATTATGATCCAACAATTGAGGATTCCTACATAAAGCAGTGCGTCATCGACGATGTGCCAGCCAAGCTTGAca TATTGGACACTGCTGGTCAGGAGGAATTCAGTGCAATGCGCGAACAATACATGAGAAGCGGCGAAGGATTTCTTCTCGTGTTCGCCGTCACCGATCACTCTTCTTTCGACGAGATATTAAAGTTTCACCGACAGATACTTCGGGTAAAAGATCGAGACGAGTTTCCTATGCTAATGGTTGGAAATAAAGCAGACTTAGATCGCCAAAGGAGTGTAAGTGTCGTCATTAA GTGTCAATTGAGGAGGCACAAATGA
- the LOC139104177 gene encoding protein Asterix, translating into MNSSTDPRRPDKEVRYKPASSNNQSHIQDDMIPEYMNVIGMIFSMCGLMMRLKWCSWVALYCSCICFANTRATEDAKQILSCFMLSISAVVMSYLQNPQPMVPPWASVMQ; encoded by the coding sequence ATGAACAGCTCGACAGATCCAAGACGGCCCGACAAGGAAGTCCGTTACAAGCCAGCCAGCTCGAATAACCAGTCACACATACAGGATGACATGATTCCGGAATACATGAACGTTATAGGAATGATATTCAGTATGTGCGGCTTGATGATGAGACTGAAATGGTGCTCCTGGGTAGCCCTCTACTGTTCCTGCATCTGCTTTGCTAATACAAGAGCGACCGAGGATGCCAAGCAGATTCTTAGCTGCTTCATGCTGTCAATATCGGCAGTGGTGATGTCTTACTTGCAAAATCCACAGCCCATGGTACCACCATGGGCTAGCGTCATGCAATAG